Proteins encoded together in one Vigna angularis cultivar LongXiaoDou No.4 chromosome 5, ASM1680809v1, whole genome shotgun sequence window:
- the LOC108339203 gene encoding G-type lectin S-receptor-like serine/threonine-protein kinase At1g67520 → MAEAAVSLWCREGNLGSLEKAIPKQMLECQAVKLVVRFGLTFLHVFLVSPYLKHPIRHKPQNLLAFMYLWLWWSTRILVEAANDSLNPGDTLNYTGRLFSKKGTYCLVFTPFAGSENIYLVVLSSNGNGEVWMKNQPVDQDSAVLSLNRSGVLTIQSQRGKPIILYSPPKAIYNTKATLLDTGNFVLQQLRPNGTNTLLWQSFDYPSDTLLPTQKLGVNHKTGHRWLVASGFTNALPPPGAFSLEWEHVEQELIIRRWGKFCWRSGKLKNNRFEYISEDAQRRLKYTLVSNGDENSFSFTTTKNEAPVRVEIKLGGIHKWTLSNIGQIFDGEVYVARADLCYGYNNTDGGCQRWQDIPKCKNPGDVFQKHTGSVSFKNLSAEENISYVHSDCEASCWSNCACSGFMELYSNGTGCMFFHMISAENYTSDSTGYDFYLLANTLSLHKGTKKWTWIVAVAATTLLVICLLTICLALKKRKYVFQEKKSQRMVTKMADLATCCRSSTMEDFEDDLKKGHGLTVFNYTSVMEATNGFSSENKLGQGGFGPVYRGLLPTGQQIAVKRLSKTSGQGIVEFKNELTLICELQHMNLVQLLGCCIYEEEKILIYEYMLNKSLDFYLFDGTRGKLLDWKKRFKIIEGISQGLLYLHKYSRLRVIHRDMKASNILLDENMNPKISDFGMARIFTQHESASNTNRIIGTHGYMSPDYMMEGAFSTKSDVYSFGVLLLEIVSGRRSLGCYDVDRPLNLIGHTWELWKEGACSELVDPSIKESIDPDEVQRCIHIGLLCVEHYADDRPSMSDIVSMLTNKSAIASLPQTLAFYVGRKILHDNLSSKGSYTDSAVEITASTIDMTDS, encoded by the exons AATTCCAAAGCAAATGTTGGAGTGTCAAGCTGTGAAGCTTGTAGTAAGATTTGGATTGACCTTTCTTCACGTTTT CTTAGTCTCTCCATATTTGAAGCATCCAATCAGGCATAAACCACAGAATCTGCTTGCTTTCATGTATTTGTGGTTGTGGTGGAGTACTCGTATTCTTGTTGAAGCAGCAAATGACAGTTTAAATCCTGGTGATACACTGAATTACACAGGAAGACTGTTTTCAAAAAAGGGCACATATTGTCTAGTTTTTACTCCGTTTGCTGGTAGTGAGAACATATACTTGGTTGTACTGTCTTCAAATGGAAATGGTGAAGTTTGGATGAAAAACCAACCTGTTGACCAGGACTCAGCAGTTTTGTCACTTAACCGCTCAGGGGTGCTGACAATTCAATCTCAACGTGGGAAGCCAATAATCTTGTATTCTCCACCAAAAGCTATCTACAACACTAAGGCCACCTTGTTGGACACAGGCAACTTTGTGCTTCAACAACTTCGCCCTAATGGAACAAACACTCTCTTGTGGCAGAGTTTTGATTATCCCAGTGATACTTTGCTCCCCACCCAGAAGTTAGGTGTTAATCACAAAACAGGCCATCGTTGGTTAGTGGCTTCAGGGTTTACCAATGCACTTCCCCCTCCCGGCGCCTTTAGCCTTGAATGGGAACACGTTGAACAAGAATTGATCATAAGGAGATGGGGAAAATTTTGTTGGCGAAGTGGGAAACTAAAGAACAATAGATTTGAGTACATTTCAGAGGATGCGCAACGCAGGTTGAAGTACACCCTTGTGTCTAACGGGGACGAAAACTCCTTCTCTTTCACAACTACAAAAAATGAAGCCCCTGTTCGTGTAGAAATCAAACTGGGAGGTATACATAA GTGGACGTTATCAAATATTGGGCAGATATTTGATGGTGAAGTATATGTTGCAAGGGCTGATTTGTGTTATGGATATAACAACACTGACGGAGGTTGCCAAAGATGGCAGGATATACCCAAGTGCAAGAATCCTGGTGATGTATTTCAGAAACATACTGGTTCCGTCAGTTTTAAGAATTTAAGCGCTGAAGAAAATATAAGTTATGTTCACAGTGATTGTGAGGCCAGTTGCTGGAGCAATTGTGCTTGCAGTGGATTCATGGAATTATACTCAAATGGAACTGGATGTATGTTCTTTCACATGATTTCAGCAGAAAATTATACTTCTGACAGTACAGGTTACGACTTTTACTTGCTGGCGAACACGTTGTCTCTTCATAAGG GTACAAAAAAGTGGACATGGATAGTTGCAGTAGCAGCAACAACTCTACTTGTAATTTGTCTATTGACTATTTGCCTAGCCTTAAAGAAGCGAAAATATGTGTTTCAAG AGAAGAAAAGTCAAAGGATGGTGACGAAGATGGCAGACTTGGCAACTTGTTGTCGGTCATCTACAATGGAAGATTTTGAAGATGATTTAAAAAAGGGACACGGCCTAACAGTGTTTAATTATACATCAGTTATGGAAGCAACAAACGGATTTTCATCGGAGAATAAGTTAGGACAAGGAGGCTTTGGACCTGTTTATAGGG gccttcTTCCAACAGGGCAACAGATTGCTGTAAAAAGACTTTCAAAAACTTCTGGACAAGGAATTGTGGAGTTTAAAAATGAACTAACACTAATATGTGAACTTCAACACATGAATCTTGTACAACTACTTGGTTGTTGCATTTATGAAGAAGAGAAGATTCTAATTTACGAGTACATGCTTAATAAAAGTTTGGATTTCTATCTATTCG ATGGTACAAGAGGCAAATTACTCGATTGGAAGAAGCGCTTCAAAATAATAGAAGGAATTTCTCAAGGATTACTTTATCTTCACAAGTATTCAAGACTCAGAGTCATTCACAGAGACATGAAAGCTAGCAACATTCTTTTAGATGAAAACATGAATCcaaaaatttcagattttggaATGGCGAGAATATTCACACAACATGAATCAGCCTCAAATACCAACAGAATTATTGGAACACA tggttACATGTCTCCAGATTATATGATGGAAGGAGCTTTCTCTACAAAGTCTGATGTGTATAGTTTTGGAGTGTTGTTACTTGAAATTGTTAGTGGAAGAAGAAGCCTTGGTTGCTATGATGTTGATCGGCCATTAAATCTAATAGGACAT ACATGGGAGTTATGGAAAGAAGGTGCATGTTCAGAGTTAGTTGATCCATCAATAAAGGAGTCAATTGATCCTGATGAAGTACAAAGATGCATTCATATTGGTCTACTGTGTGTAGAACATTATGCAGATGATCGACCCAGCATGTCTGATATTGTATCAATGTTGACAAACAAAAGTGCAATAGCTTCCTTACCTCAAACACTAGCATTCTATGTTGGAAGAAAGATCCTTCAtgataatttatcttcaaaagGGTCTTATACTGATTCTGCAGTAGAAATTACAGCTTCTACAATAGACATGACTGATTCCTAA